A window of Gemmatimonadota bacterium genomic DNA:
CGGTTCCCATGCGCTGCTGAACGGGAGGATCAAGACGATGAACGCCTTCAGAACGTCCCTGCTCGCGCTGACCCTGGTCGGGGCTGCGGTCACTGGCTCTCCGCTCGCGGCCCAGGAGGCCGGAGCCGACACGACGGACAAGGAGCCCCCGGTACGCACGGCGTCCGTCCAGGTGGAGAACCACAACTGGCTGGACATGCATGTCTACGCCGTCCGCAACGGAACGCTCTACTCGCTCGGCGTGGTCACCGGTCTTTCGGGCGACACGCTGACCGTGCCGGCGTCCGCGCTGACACCGGGCGCCGACTTCGAGATCCTCGCGGATCCGATCGGTGGAGCGAGCGCCTACGTCTCGCCCAGGCTGGTGGTCACGCCCGGTGACGTCGTGAAGCTCTCGATCGAGAATCACCTCGCTACGTCGGCCACGTCGCTGCTGCCGCACGCGGCGACGGGCGCGGAGCGATGAAGCGGGCACGCCAGCGCGCCCGCCTCTGGCGCATCTCGGCCACCCTGGCCGGGATGCGCCACCGACGGCGACGGCCCCCGCTCGGGCCAGAAGCCTGTATCGCTCTACCGGACAACGCGTTACCGATCTGGCCCACAGCCTGCTTTGTCCACCGGCATACCGCAACGATCAGAACCTCCGCGCACTGCGATCCCGACACGCGCGCGGTCTCTCCACGAGGAGTCCAGAACCGATGAACACCACATTCCGTAGAAAGGCCGCCGTTGGCGCGGGAGCGCTCGCGGTGGGTGTACTGCTCGGAGGCGGCGGGTACTCCGCCTTCGTGGCCGCAGAACGCGCCGTCGCCGCGCCCTCTCCCGAGCATGTCGCGGCGTTCGCGATCAACGATCCGGAGGGCTATGCCCAGGGCGTGAGCCTCGCCACGGCCGACCTGGCCGAGCGCGTCACTCCCGCGGTCGTGCAGATCTCGGTGCAGGTGGCACCCCAGATGGCGTCGCGGTCCGAGCTACCGGAGGAGTTCCGGCAGTTCTTCGGCCTGCCCTTCGGCGGGCGCTCCGCCCCGGAGATGGAACCGCAGCCCCGCTTCGGCGGCGGGTCCGGTTTCCTCGTCTCCAGTGACGGGTACATCGTGACCAACAACCACGTGGCCGGAGACGCCCAGACGATCACGGTCCGGCTGCAGGACAATCGCACCTTCGACGCGGAGCTCGTCGGAAGCGATCCCACCACGGACGTGGCGGTGATCAAGATCGACGCCGACGGGCTGCCGTTCCTGCCCTGGGGCAACTCGGAAGCGGTGCGTGTCGGCGAGTGGGTGATGGCCGTGGGCAACCCCGGCTTCGGTGGCAGCTCCCTCGACTACACGGTCACCACGGGGATCGTGAGCGCCAAGGGCCGCCCGCTGCAGCTGATCGGACGCGGCCTGGAGCAGGATCCGCGGTTCGGGCGGGAGATGGCCGGATACGCCATCGAGAACTTCATCCAGACCGATGCGGTCATCAATCCGGGCAACTCCGGCGGCCCGATGATCGACATGAGCGGCCGTGTGGTGGGCGTGAACTCGGCGATCGCCAGCACCGACGGTCACTTCCAGGGCTATGGCTTCGCCATCCCGTCCAACCTGGTCCAGAAGGTCGCGCACGACCTGATGACCGAAGGCCGCGTGCTGCGTCCGTGGCTGGGCGTGCAGGTGGTCGGGGTGAGTCCCGAGGACGCCGAGGCCTTCGATCTGCCGAGCGTGAGCGGTGTGCTCGTGCAGGCCGTGACGGAGGACAGCCCCGCGCAGGAGGCCGGCCTCGAGCAGGGTGACGTGATCCTCTCGGTGGATGGCCAGACCGTCACGAGCGGCGGTGACCTCCAGGAGAAGATCGCGGTCCTCGACCAGGGCGATCGGATCGACGTGGGCTACTACCGCGACGGGGAGGCCCGGACCGCCCGCGTGCGGCTCGGTGAGGCCCCGATGGCCGAGCGCAGCGCGCGTGGAGCCGAGCCGCGGCGCAGTGGCGCGCCCGCCGAGATGGAACGCTTCGGTCTCAGTCTGCAGCCGTTGGATCGTTCCGCGGCCGAGCAGCTGGGGTACGACAGCGCCGAGGGCGTGGTGGTCGCGAGCGTCGACCCGGCCGGACCCGCCGCGCGCAAGGGGATCGGCGTCGGGATGAAGGTCGTCGAGATCGACGGGACCGGGATCGGGTCCGTCGCGGACGCCGCGAAGGCGCTGGCCGACGTGGAGTCCGGCGAGGTGGTGACACTGGTCCTGGACACGCCGTCCAGCGGTACGCGGCTGGTGAACGTGCGGGCGCGCTGACGCGCGATCACAACCAGGACGGGAGGATCACGGGGGAGGCCGCGCATGCGGCCTCCCCCG
This region includes:
- a CDS encoding Do family serine endopeptidase; this translates as MNTTFRRKAAVGAGALAVGVLLGGGGYSAFVAAERAVAAPSPEHVAAFAINDPEGYAQGVSLATADLAERVTPAVVQISVQVAPQMASRSELPEEFRQFFGLPFGGRSAPEMEPQPRFGGGSGFLVSSDGYIVTNNHVAGDAQTITVRLQDNRTFDAELVGSDPTTDVAVIKIDADGLPFLPWGNSEAVRVGEWVMAVGNPGFGGSSLDYTVTTGIVSAKGRPLQLIGRGLEQDPRFGREMAGYAIENFIQTDAVINPGNSGGPMIDMSGRVVGVNSAIASTDGHFQGYGFAIPSNLVQKVAHDLMTEGRVLRPWLGVQVVGVSPEDAEAFDLPSVSGVLVQAVTEDSPAQEAGLEQGDVILSVDGQTVTSGGDLQEKIAVLDQGDRIDVGYYRDGEARTARVRLGEAPMAERSARGAEPRRSGAPAEMERFGLSLQPLDRSAAEQLGYDSAEGVVVASVDPAGPAARKGIGVGMKVVEIDGTGIGSVADAAKALADVESGEVVTLVLDTPSSGTRLVNVRAR